Genomic segment of Diachasmimorpha longicaudata isolate KC_UGA_2023 chromosome 14, iyDiaLong2, whole genome shotgun sequence:
TCATTCTTAAACTGGGAATTTTCTCTAAATGATTTCCGATACTACATTCGTCGCTCTGAAAATGTTCATAAATTATCTTTCAGTTTGGAACGTAATATCGAACCTTGAGTATCTCCACAAGAGCGATCATCCTTGCGGTCCTCCGGAAGTCCTAATCCCGATGTTGAAAGGCAAAGACCCGGTGAAACCTTCTCAACTCGGAATGTTGATGGTCCACATGAACAGCCTAGACATAACCGATCCCCCGAACCTGGATTCGATCTTCGATTCCCTCAAAAATCTGATGGGTCAGGTAAGGACACCCTCCGACGTATTTGCTTACAACGCGTGGAAGTCCCGACTAGAAGTCTACGTGTCAACCATCAACGCCCACTACGACCGCTTCACGACCCTCCGGAAGGACCAGGGGCCCGTTAATGTTGACGACTGGATGGCCCTGGCTACCGACATCGAGGAGACCATGCCCTCCAACCTGACCGCCTTCCGCGCAGAACTTCTGAACCGCCGAAATCAACCAGGGGACCCTCCCCTTCTGACGGACCTCGTCCACTCGAGCGCCGTAAGTACAAATACCCTGTCACCAATCGATTATCTAATGCGAGATATCGATACTATTCTTTTCTGTTGCTGTTTGCAGCGCGTGATGACCACTCGCTGCACGGATGCCTTCGCCATGAATGGGTTTTTCAATCTGCTTTCGAACCTGGTGTTTATGACACAGTTGAAGGCTACGGTTCCCCAAATTTTTGCGTCATTACTGCGAAACTGTAGTGGCACTGGTGAGTTACTAACACACCAGCGTATGCCGAGTTGAAGCGATGAATAATCACGCCCAGATGAGATTGGCtgatgtaaaaaatatgtgtataaaatttatgcacgacagaagtgaaacttcttagccacagattgttgaaaaattttgtctaaattttttgtgataattttcggaaatttttcttGAGCCACGcagaaaaatttcagaacattTTGCCATTGAACATTCGGGGAAATCTCCTGGAGAAGACAATTGGAATagtcaatttctgttccatatttctctgaatatgaacagaaaacaaggaaattgctgtcaatgcattttttaattcggggaacagtgacaccgaagcccatttaggacaaaaaatcgggaaatttacgatttcattggaaaatcaaggaaattgatctccaatattcatattagagtatatatttaaataaattacgaaattctcattttcgtaccgcttaaaattcgggaattttactacaaaaagcatttgatgccacttgattggtaattcccagtgaactatcccgatattaataaaaaggtttTATTAGTATTGTTCATCATATTAACGAAATGAGTCATTTTCTTACTCCGAATCTATCGCGATTTCGTTTCTCTCGGATGTCTCTTTCAGTCCGACCGCCCCACCACGCGCAccatcccctcccttttcctgtcgctttttcgttacatacgatattggatttacagcccaacgagcgcaaagaagtttcacttcaaacATCAGGTCATGGTCCGGTTAGTCAGGTCGCGAAATGTCAGGTGCTTGTCTGGTGTGTAACGTCACTGCTAAAACTTGGCCTTATTAGGTCCCTTTGGGCCCCCGGTCCTGATCAGGGTCATTTGGGCCCCCGGATCTGATCAGGTTCGCTGGGTCAGGGACTGATCACGTTCATTGGGCCTGGACCTGACCAGGTTCATTGCGTATTGACCTGATCAGATTCGTTTCAAACGTATTTCGAAGGGAATGAGTCCCATTTTTAGCCCATAACTCTTCTCCTCAATTttaaaactaatttttttttgggcccGTAGTCAGGAAAAATAACCTGAATAGGCTGGCCATCCAGCACAAATACGGATACCTACAAATTGTGAGAGGTCTGAACGACGCCCTAACATTTCTCCCCGAGAGTTTGGTCCCATGTTATTCATCCAATGAGGGCCCTATTCGAAGTAATATAGCTGTTTACAATTAATCAGGTTAATGTCTGGTGAAGAATACTAGACATTTTCATGATTAACGGGTTCACAGGTCAGGATTACTATGAGCTAGAGATCTCAGAGCAACTCACAGTTCAACAATTTCCGGATCGTGAGGGCCACAAGAGCTGTTCAGCAGCTCAGCAGGCCCAATCGCTGACGATTCAGTCCCCGCGTGACGTTTGTAACGGCACTTTATATAATTGCGAATATTCTGAGTGGCTAGAGGCGTGTCGACTGGTGAgttaattatggaaaattaattaattaattgatgggAGCAACAATTGGAAATGTCAATATGTCGGATTGCGATGGGGGTGATTAATTTGATGGGATTGACTGATCATTAGGAGAATATTACGAAGCGGTATGAGTGGATTAAATCAGCACATGGAAATTATGGTGAAATTTTGGAGGAATGTCCTGGTGGGAGTATTTTTTACTATAGAAAGGAGAGGAATCCTCTCATAGGTCATTGTGTTTGCAAGTGTCAGGAGAATGTTAATCACATAAGTGTTACACCAGCCATGACGGATAAAGCGGATATGTgagtatataatataataattgttgtaaaaaatataataattattgtcaaaatatacaataattattttttaaaaaaagtagATAATATACTTCACTTTTATTGCCGCTAAACGGTCCTTATTAGTCCAGAAGTTTAATCAGCCTTTCGGTCATTTTACAgatgataatataataattatggtAAAAATacattgattattattattaaaaataacccCATCATTATTAATACattcgtaaatttttttctcttcccaaGGGTTGTAACTGGTTTTCGATTTGTTTTTGAAAACGGAGTTCTTTACCTACAAGCGAAACAAGGAAAGTTGCTTCCTGGTGAGAAAATTGATCCTACAACGGTAGAGTGGATTCCCTTACCAAAGAATCCAGAGTTGGTACCGTTGAATTCCCAAAACAGCAATTTTCATATCGGTGACGTAATGGCCGACATGAGTGCCGCGCCAGTTGGTGAGTATTTTGTATATTCGGGCCCATTCGTTGGACCCATCCAATCTCCCAAGTTTCTTGAATCACAAAACTTTGTACAACACTGTCGACGCTGATTATTGGGTACAGCACaagatgaaaaaatgtatCATGTGGTGAGGGTTGCACTCCGGGCCTATTTTCATAAGACCTTAACTACTCTATTTTTATGGGTTTCGTCTCAGAATACTCGTCAAATTTTACCAGTAGATGGTAATGGTGGCGTGATCCGGTCTGCCACTCTCGATCGGTATACAGGTGCCTCAGTCGCCGACGTACCGCCGGAATTAAAGCATATACAATGTGATCGCTTAATAGAAGAaaagttgataattttatttgaatcaacGAAAGGGATCTAGATACATTTGGCTAGACATCGACGGAATTAACACTTTAATTAATCCGCTTGCTATCGAGGCGCCATCGAGTGATCTCTTAGGGAGGCCATTGCCCTCTACTGGCTTGCCTGAGTACCAGCAACACTCAACTCAGTGTCATCTACTGCCATAAACCCCCCATTTTGGATTCTAATAGGCAATCACTGAGCCCCCATAAACACCCGCCCCCTAAAGGTTCTGCTATTACCAATGTCTGCATACAGCCCGCCGTACCTACCATTACCGTCGGCAGTGACATGGCCGAGGTTCGGCCATCACTAACGACAGTCGGTTATACCTATCGACCCCCCTCTCAAACTGATTCGCTTCACTTTACGATTTTAGGAATTTCATTCGTCGAAagcaacaatagcttctaCCTTCAGATGTATGTGCGGCCGTATGTGTTCTATCAAAGCATATACGGGAGCAACACTCGCGCGGTTCGTCCTGTCCATCGAAAGTAAGTTTATATGACACATTTAATGTCCATTGATTTCCGTTGAGTTGTCCACATTAAGCACTTCATTCTCCGAATTCTAGTCAGCCCGAGACATATGtcaaatttcaattgtctAATCGAGGGGATAAGACAGGAGGATCAGTGTTACCATTGCTGAATGCTAAAGCTGCTGAGACTGACCCACCAGTACTATTGGGGGGCCTTGGAATTGCATACGATACCAGATTTGGGGGGATAATTTCGCCGCAAATTAAGGGCTTTGATTACAATGGTatatttcagaaaattgaGGATGGAACACTTTAAATATAAGATGTACGCAAATATTCTACAATTGCGATAGtgattgattaaataaataaatattttcttcaagcAAATGAATCGTCTTAAACTattattctatgatttttcctTGCCAGCGATACGAGGGGCCTGCCATGGGCCTTATAGGCAACGATGGGCCTTATAAGCTCCAATGGGCCTTATAAACTGCAATTGGCCTTTCAAGATGCATTGGGCCTTATAGGCTGCATTGGGCCTTATAAGGTGTGATGTGTCTTACAGGTTGCGGTGGGTATTATAGACTGCAATGGGCCTTATCAGTTGAACTTGGCCTTATAGCCTGTAATGGGCCTTATATGCTGCGATGGGCCTGATAgactgatttaatgagaaaaatccTTATCttctaaatttataaattattttataattctttTCTCCCCCATCTGTATCTTCACTTCCAATACAACCCCTCACTCCGCCATTTTATTATTCCCTCCCCTCTATCATCTCCCAAATCCGGAATCGCCCACTACCGTCTTGACATCGATATTTCCCCTCGCAAAGACTTCACATCCTCCCACGACtgcgagaataaaaaatgaaatgaccaaaaatcgataaataattatctcgcTATCGATTTCGATTATTATCGGCCATAAAATCATCAGTCATTGAGCTACGTGAAAATCACCGCTCGAGTCGGCACATTCTCGGCAGGCCAACGGTTGAAATACAGACGTATCGTACATATCGAACCTCAAATCCAGAATTCTATTTGTGATTGACGATTCGCGGAGATTATTTGGTATTCCAATATCGTTCGATAGATACGTTACATTCTATTTTACGTAATGGTGAAGGGACAAATGGAGGCCGAGAGATGATTGGGGTCACACTGGAGGACGGGTCCTATTGATAAAGCGAATAACTCTTGACATGTCATAAGCGAAACATTAACAAATTATCATTAGCCTCTTCAAGGTCAATAATAATCATCAAATCACAGGAGAAGATACAGATTAATTAGTTCTCCATGCGACCTGATCCCACGAAAGGGGCCTCACACGTGCCTTTTAGAAGgtgatagaaaatactttagttTCTCTTGGAGAAAAGTCCCTATGGAACACGTTCAGGACAGACCATCAGCACCAGATCAACGCAGACCCTCGGGGTGACATCGACTTGatcgtaaaaaattaaaacattaaacaccaaattattttcgtaaaaaatcataaaattgaacACAAAATGacgtcaattattttcaatcactCCACGACACTCAATTGCAAATCCATCGACAACAATCATCGTACGTgacattataaataattaacaaaaccGACTATCgtaaatgtacaaaaaattattaaaacaacAACTAATTGAAGAGTGACTTCATCTCGTGTTATTTCCGTCAATTTATTAGCGATGAAAATTCCCCCGTCTTTACCAAGATTCATCGTCAACATTTTAATGACTACTAATTATTTCATCATTCTTttccatttgaaaatatttattccaccAGAAAATTCTGAGTTTCACTGATGACATTCAATCAAACGAACATTTCATGTGCCAGATATTGTCATTATCGTTATGTTTAGACAATTAATGGCATATTCGTTCATTCAtagattaaaataaaaatcaattacacACACATCATCGCTTGGGGCCGGGGAGGGGGAGGCGTGTTTCAGTCATATAAGTGTAGCTGAAGTACTTTGTTCTAGTTATAATAGTGAAAGCCATTGTGACGTAATTACGCTAGGTCAAGATGAAGTCGTTGGAGTTGATCATCACCGGTGTCCTGATACTGCGCATCCTGAACCCTTCTGATGGTATAGTCGCAACTAGCAGACAGCGTAAGAATGATCTAATGTACAAATTGTTAATGACGTTGATGCCCTAATTTCCGTAAGGTGActttaaaaagataaaaacagtTTGTTTCTACGAAAAAGGTATAAATGATTTTACCACTAAATTCACTATTTAAGACACTTACCACAATTAACAATCTTCAAGCACACTCTTAAATGTACAACACACAACGTCTGAGTTTAAGTTTATCGTCTAAAAGGCGTCTAACGTCTAACGCTGCTCACTAACGACTCTGACCCTGTCCCTCTTTTCAACCTTGGACTGGGCCCTAATCGCGTCACGTAGTCCTAGCATCTCTGGATCACGCTGGCTGTAGCGATCTCCGCATCCCACATCTGTATCTCtcataaaccaaaaaaatatgaCCCCCTAAGTGCTTCTATAGTAGAAGCTTGCATTCATATACCAATCCATGTCTATTTGCGGGGTTTCTCCACGCATACCACCTGCGCTAAATCTACTATATAAACTTATAGTCCTAGACTCttttaataaaatacgaaGAACATCTGTCTATAATATTTGCCAGATTATCATGCTTAAACTGGAAATTTCCCCATAATTATTTCCGAGACAACATTTGTCGCTCTCAAAATGTTCGTCAATTATCTTTCAGTTTTGTTAGTAACATCGAACCTTGAGTTGCTCCAAAAGAGCGATCATCCCTGCGGCCCTCCGGAAGTCCTAATCCCCATGATGAGAGGCGAAGACCCCGTGAAACCTTCTCGACTCTCACTGATGATGATCGCCATGAAGTCGATAGACACAACCAATTCAGCAGATCTTACTCCGATGTTCAATTCGATAAACAATCTGATGGAACAGGTAGTGACATCCTCCGACAGAGCTGCTTACACCGCGTGGAAGACCCGACTAGAAGGCTACGTGTCAACCATCAACGCCCACTACGACCGTTTCACGACCCTCCGGAACGACCAGGGGCCCGTTAATGTTGACGACTGGATGGCCCTGGCTACCGACATCGAGGTTACCATGCGCTCCAACCTGACCGCGTTCCGCGCGGAACTTCTCCGTCCGCTCATGCGCCGTAAGTACAAATACCCTGATACCAATCGATGATCCAATGAGAGATATCGATATCATCCCTTACCGTTTCTGTTTGTAGCGCGTGGAGATCAGTCGCTGGCCGGATGCCTTCGCCATGAATGGGTTTTTCAATCTGTTTTCGAATATGGTGTTCACTACACAGCTGAAGGCTACGGTTCCCCAGGTTTTTGCATCATTACTGCGAAACTGTAGTGGTACTGGTGAGTTACTAACAAATCAGCATATGCAGAGCTGAGGCGATGAATAATCAGGTCCAGATGAGATTGGCTGATGTAAAACATCAGGTCATGGTCTGATTTATCATGTCACCAAATCTCAGGTGCTTGTCTCGTGAGTTTAtcatcaagacgggaagtttatatagcgttccccatttcttgtgacgtcaaaggaaatcgttggataggattttggatgaggtaggaaggggaacaggataattctccatatgatttttgcaagaaaaattactgaaaaaatggatagtccagaccgggcaCTGTCCAAATTGGGCCTTATCAGGACCATTTGCCCCCCCTCACCACTGTAGCGCTAGCTACATCACAATACTGTCAGAGTGAGACGATACTTCTATCTCACTCCCGGTGTTATTGTCTTCCGATGGTGCGATGAAATTCCTCACCGGATTATCCCCGCGCCCGGCAAAATCACCCGCCGAAATCCGGTAAATCGAACGTTCCAGGGACAGTAATATTTCGCCTCTGACACGCGACACTTCATATGTTTAATATTAtacttaattattgaattaataaacaacgagttatatttttataatcgaATGtttacatttattgtagtgCAGAACTCCAGTTCCGCTACACCCCCGGACCTGAAGAGGTTCATTCCGCCGGGAACTGATCAGGTTCGCTGGGCCAGGAACTGATCAGGTCCAATTTGGGTCCCCCGAACCTGAGCAGGTTCATTGGGCCCACTGGACCTGATCAGGCCGATTCGGGCCCCTGCACCTGATCAGGCCTATTTGGGCCCACCGGACCTGATCGGATTCATTTCGGGCCTCGGACCTGAACAGGTTCATTGGGCCCACTGGACCTGATCAGGCCAATTCGGGCCCCCCGCACCTGATCAGGCCTATTTGGGCCCACCTGACCTGATCGGATTCATTTCGGGCCTCGGACCTGAGCAGGTTCATCGAGACCAGACCTGAGTGGGTTCATTGGGCTTGGATTCGATCAGGTTCATTTCAAACGTATTACGAAGGAAATGAGTCCCATTTTTAGTCGATAACTCTTCTTCTCAattttgaaacattttttttttgggcccGCAGTCAGGAGAGATAACCTGGCTAGGCTAGTCATCGAACAAAAAGAGGGATATCTAGAAATTGTGAGTGGTCTGAGAATCGCCCTAACGTTTCTCCCCGAGATTTTGATCCCATGGCGTTTACCCTATGAGAGCCTTATTCGAGGTAATGTAGCTGTTTACAATTAATCAGGTTAATGTCGGGTGATTAATTCTAGACATTTTCATGATGAACGGGTTCACAGGTCAGGATTACTATGAGCTAGCGAATTCAGGGCAACTCACAGTTCAACAATTTCTGGATCCTGAAGGCCACAGGAGCTGTTCAGCAGCTCAGCAGGCCCACTTGCTGACGATCCAGTCCCAGAGTGACGTTTGTAACGGCACTTTATATGATTGCAAATATTCCGAGTGGCTAGAGGTCTGTCGACTGGTGAGTTaatgatggaaaattaattaattaatcaattagtgGGTGCAACAATTGGAAATGTCAATATGTCGGATTGCGATGGTAGTGATTAATATGATGGGATTGTCTGATCATTAGGAGAATATCAACAAGCGGTATGTGTGGTTTAAATCAGCACATGGAAATTATGGTGAGATTTTGGAGGAATGTCCTGGTGGGAGAATTTTTACCTATAGTAGGGAGAGGAATCCTCTCATAGGTCATTGTGTTTGCAAATGTAAGGAGAATGTTAATTACATAAGTGTTACACCAGCTATGACCAATCGACAAGCTGATATGTGAgtttataatataataattctcataaaaaatataccaattattgttaaaatatacaataattattataacaaAACAGATGATAATATACGTGATTTTTATTGCCGCTAGACGGTTCTCATTAGTCCAGACGATCATACAAATGAtcatataataattattgtcaaaatacactaattatgattattaataattacccCATCATCATTGATACattcgtataatttttttttcttttcaagggTTCTAACTGGTTTTCGATTTGTTTTTGAAAACCGGACTCTTTATCTACAAGCGAAACAAGGAAAGTTGCTTTCTCGTGAGAGGATTGATCCTGCATCGGAAGAGTGGGTTCCCCTACCAAAGAATCCACAGTTGGTACCGTTAAATTCCCAAAACAGCAATTTTCATCTCGGTGATGTAATGGTCACCTTGAGGTTCATCGCGGTTGGTGAGTATTTTGTATATTCGGGTCTATTCGTTGGGCCCATGCAATCCCCCAAGTTTCTTGAATCACAAAACTTTGTGCAACACTGTCGACGGTCCTTATTGGGTAcagaaaaagatgaaaaaatgtatCATGTGGTGAGGGTTGCACGCGGCGGCTGTTCTCATAAGCCTTTTGCTACTTTGTTTTCATGGGTTTCGTCTCCGAATACTTGTCAAATTTTACCAGCAGATGCTAATGGTGGAGTGATCCGGTCTGCCACTCTCGATCGGTATACAGGTGCTTTAGTCGCCGGCGTACCGCCGGAGTTGAGGGATATACAATGTAAACGCTTAACAGAATAAAAGTCAAtgatttcatttcaatcaacGAAAGGAATCTAGACACATTTGGCTAGACATCGACGGAATTAACACTGTAATTAATTCGCTTGATATCGAGTCACTATCGAGTGATCTGTTAAGGAGGCCATTGCCATCTACTGGCCTGCCTGAGTACCACCAACACTCACCTCAGTGTCATCTACTGCCATAAACCTTCCATTTTGGATTCGAATCGGTAATCACTGAGCCCCCATAAACACCCGCGCCATAAAAGTTATCCTATTACCACTGTCGGCCGTACCTACCATTACCGTCGGCAGTGACCCGGCCGAGGGTCGGTCATCCCTATCGACACCTCTCTCAAACTGATTCACTTTACTTTACGATTTTAGGAATGTCATTAGTCCATGACAACAATGGCTTCTACCTTCAGATTTTTGAGGTTGCGTATTGGTACACTGGAGGCGTCTTTGGGTACCCCCGCGAGGTTGCTCCGCCCCATCGAGAGTAAGTTTATATGACACATTTAATGTCCATTCATTTCCGTTGATTTGTCTTCTTTAACCACTTTATTCTCCGAATTTTAGTGACCCCGGAACATATGtcaaatttcaattgtctAAACCAGTGATAAATGCAAAAGCTGCTGAGGCTGACCCACCAGCACTATTGGGGGGCTTTGGAATTGCATACGATAGAACATTAGGGGGGATTTCACCGCGACTTAACGGCTTTGAATACCGTAATATATTTTCGCAAATTGAAAATGCAAAATTCTAAATATAAGATGTATCCAAATATTGTACAATTGCGATAGtgattgattaaataaataaatattttcttcaagcAAATGAATCGTCTTAAACTAttattctatcatttttttcgccGGCGATACGAGGGGCCTGAAGGGGCCTGCCATGGGCCTTATAGGCTACGATGGGTCTTATCAGCTGCATTGGGCCTTATAGCCTGCAATGGGCCTCATAGGCTGCCATTCCATTCCATGATATAAATTCCTGAGGTATATCTCTTGCTGGATCGAAAGCAGGGATGTCTAGAAGAGGAGAAATGAGTgattcttttgtttttttgtctttCAAGTGATGCAGTGGTTGTTTCATCGAGTCGACTCTTTGATAGTTCATCTTTCACATCCGTCAAAACCTGTTGGACCTTTACAACACTTGCAAAATGCCCTAGTAGGGCCATCAGTAATTATGGTGAGGAGTTCGCAATTTTTTCGCTCCTTCCACAAAGTCATGTAAATAATCTGTCACTCGTAGTGGCTTTCCTTTTCCATAGTATAGGACAACGACGAATGGAGTACAATCATAATCTTTGtggtacaatttggctgaaaTCGGCCACAGTTGCTCAGTGGATGAATGGTACATTGCAGCTCCAGTAATATGGtcgagaatttttatgatgtCTTCAGAATGGACCTACGAATTTATCCGTTTAGCCAAGCCAGTCTCAATTTCCAAGTAAACGTAAACGTAATAGATTCTTACAACTGATAATTGATTTTGAGTcgactcgatgattaaatcCTAGTAATTGACTTGCTGTCTTGGGTAAATTTTTATACCCTTCTGAAGTGAAAATGGTGAGGATATCAGTGATCActtgtaaataaatatgacCAATGTGATCGGTTACCAGTTTCCGAATTTTTACGGCAATATTCCGTgatgatttttcttcaaagaGGTTAGTCTCATTCGCAAGAGAACTGTTTCCATGATAGAAAACTTCAAGTTCTAAGGGATCAGTAATCTCGATCACGCCATTCGAAGCCTCCTCTTGAGTACTGGATTTGGAAATCTGGATAGCATTATTAAAGTGAAcgaattattcatcatttttggAGCTTCAAAGGACCATCCAGCTCTTGGCTCTCCTTCATTACAATCAACTAACGAAGTTGCACTCTCACTCCCGACATATTCTCTAAATTGCACTTTATCGACACTTAATTCACTGTCACTTGGTGCCGGTGAATCTTCAATGTCACTGTCAACTTCACTATTTACCCGATCACATTTATTAGTTAATTTATCCGCAAAGTCTACATTTCCACATTCGTTATCAATACTGTTATCCTGCTTCTCCATTTTCCTCAGAAATCTGTGTTTTCTTACTCTTTTATAAGCATCCGAGCATCCCACCCCCCcaaaggattgtcttgaaattggcaatgagtgagagagaaatatctttcccctctctcttcctctcactagcggaatggaacgtccgtccgtggagaaggggaagcacgcacaccgcttacccgcggcacacggacgtagacccgcgcaatgctcgcgccccattggccgtttttttcacccccatatctcgataggggtgcgtccgagcgaaaagtggaaaaggacttttcggttccaAATCACCCCCCAAACATGCCGGTGCACCCCCAACAAAGTCTTATAAATGACCCTGTAtgttttcgtattttttataagaGAGTGTTTGTTCCCATTTTGTTTTAGTTGTAGGTAAAACAGCGATAAGTTTTTAAAGAGTCT
This window contains:
- the LOC135169117 gene encoding uncharacterized protein LOC135169117; translated protein: MKSLELIVTSVLILHILKPSDGIFQPSRQLWNVISNLEYLHKSDHPCGPPEVLIPMLKGKDPVKPSQLGMLMVHMNSLDITDPPNLDSIFDSLKNLMGQVRTPSDVFAYNAWKSRLEVYVSTINAHYDRFTTLRKDQGPVNVDDWMALATDIEETMPSNLTAFRAELLNRRNQPGDPPLLTDLVHSSARVMTTRCTDAFAMNGFFNLLSNLVFMTQLKATVPQIFASLLRNCSGTVRKNNLNRLAIQHKYGYLQIVRGLNDALTFLPESLVPCYSSNEGPIRSQDYYELEISEQLTVQQFPDREGHKSCSAAQQAQSLTIQSPRDVCNGTLYNCEYSEWLEACRLENITKRYEWIKSAHGNYGEILEECPGGSIFYYRKERNPLIGHCVCKCQENVNHISVTPAMTDKADMVVTGFRFVFENGVLYLQAKQGKLLPGEKIDPTTVEWIPLPKNPELVPLNSQNSNFHIGDVMADMSAAPVGISFVESNNSFYLQMYVRPYVFYQSIYGSNTRAVRPVHRNQPETYVKFQLSNRGDKTGGSVLPLLNAKAAETDPPVLLGGLGIAYDTRFGGIISPQIKGFDYNGIFQKIEDGTL
- the LOC135169133 gene encoding uncharacterized protein LOC135169133, translating into MSPIFIRRDNLARLVIEQKEGYLEIVSGLRIALTFLPEILIPWRLPYESLIRDIFMMNGFTGQDYYELANSGQLTVQQFLDPEGHRSCSAAQQAHLLTIQSQSDVCNGTLYDCKYSEWLEVCRLENINKRYVWFKSAHGNYGEILEECPGGRIFTYSRERNPLIGHCVCKCKENVNYISVTPAMTNRQADMVLTGFRFVFENRTLYLQAKQGKLLSRERIDPASEEWVPLPKNPQLVPLNSQNSNFHLGDVMVTLRFIAVGMSLVHDNNGFYLQIFEVAYWYTGGVFGYPREVAPPHRDDPGTYVKFQLSKPVINAKAAEADPPALLGGFGIAYDRTLGGISPRLNGFEYRNIFSQIENAKF
- the LOC135169200 gene encoding uncharacterized protein LOC135169200, with amino-acid sequence MGREHCAGLRPCAAGKRCACFPFSTDGRSIPLVRGRERGKIFLSHSLPISRQSFGGVGCSDAYKRVRKHRFLRKMEKQDNSIDNECGNVDFADKLTNKCDRVNSEVDSDIEDSPAPSDSELSVDKVQFREYVGSESATSLVDCNEGEPRAGWSFEAPKMMNNSFTLIMLSRFPNPVLKRRLRMA